A genomic stretch from Shewanella sediminis HAW-EB3 includes:
- a CDS encoding MtrB/PioB family decaheme-associated outer membrane protein, which translates to MRFKLNIITVSLLAVSGSAMATNFGVGNANTDSINFDKYECKRCVSSDGYRGEVSVSAGYNSVDDIHAGNALGSAEDGAIAAVSGDIRYQNETGYQAQIQAHQLGMDNGFANIKVGKSGLYELELDYQSLKSYQAGDVQSQLWHNDGMLTPSAYTNEFDLALKREKSAIGFNYGEGVYNTFIRYSQEEKTGHQSSSLVAPSPVNFGLPVDATTKQLDAGASLAGDNWLTELSYFGSYYSNNIKDLSLPHMNDVYSATPDNEAHQVSLSGQYQLNRTVMSGRLVTGRMIQDDSLIQMSGNPLQSWDGQIDTLDGRFAVTSMLSNRLRLGGSVDYSKRDNKSSVWEFTQYSYNGLSGAFKQNVPQDIERNTYKVNASYRIASGYRLQAGYDRKEVDRSYSEREQTNEDSLWAKFNVSAFDKFNVNLKASHGNRGGSDYEVNEVTSSEENALMRKYYLADRKRNAVELKVNHTPLSWMSIDVIGRYAKDDYDATEIGLTELQDFGYDVNLSLQFSKQLSAYGFAGQQWINSAQAGSQSFSAPDWNADIEDEFINIGAGFSYGGLMQEKITLGGDYLFSNSISDTSVGGTLVTADASQPYGDYFSYNHSVRMYADYALSKQMALKLSYQYERYYDTDAAQVATNAVPGLTTLGELNHNYNAHQVMLSFNYTL; encoded by the coding sequence ATGAGATTTAAACTCAATATCATCACAGTGTCGTTGCTGGCCGTTTCAGGTTCGGCGATGGCGACAAACTTCGGTGTCGGTAACGCCAATACTGACTCGATCAATTTTGATAAGTATGAATGTAAACGCTGTGTCTCAAGTGATGGCTACCGCGGTGAGGTCTCGGTCTCGGCGGGTTATAACTCGGTGGATGATATCCATGCGGGTAATGCGCTGGGAAGTGCCGAAGATGGTGCTATCGCAGCCGTAAGTGGTGATATCCGCTATCAAAATGAGACCGGGTATCAGGCTCAGATTCAGGCTCATCAGTTAGGCATGGATAACGGCTTTGCCAACATCAAGGTCGGAAAGTCAGGGCTATATGAGCTGGAGTTGGATTATCAGTCGCTTAAGAGTTATCAGGCGGGCGATGTGCAGAGTCAGCTTTGGCATAATGATGGGATGCTAACCCCCAGCGCCTACACCAATGAGTTTGATCTGGCGCTAAAGCGTGAGAAGTCGGCGATAGGCTTTAACTATGGAGAGGGGGTTTATAACACCTTCATCCGTTATAGCCAGGAGGAGAAGACGGGTCATCAATCGAGCAGCCTGGTCGCCCCGAGTCCGGTTAACTTTGGCTTGCCTGTCGATGCCACCACTAAGCAGCTCGATGCAGGGGCATCGTTAGCCGGTGATAACTGGTTAACCGAGCTGAGCTATTTTGGTAGTTACTACAGCAATAACATCAAAGACCTGAGCCTGCCTCATATGAATGATGTCTACTCGGCAACGCCGGATAATGAGGCTCATCAGGTGTCACTATCTGGCCAGTACCAGCTAAATCGTACCGTGATGAGTGGCCGTCTGGTGACGGGGCGGATGATCCAGGATGACTCGCTTATTCAGATGAGTGGTAATCCGCTGCAGAGCTGGGATGGGCAGATAGATACCTTGGATGGTCGTTTTGCCGTGACCTCAATGTTGAGCAATCGCCTGCGCTTAGGCGGCAGCGTCGATTACAGCAAGCGAGATAACAAGAGCTCTGTGTGGGAGTTTACTCAGTACAGCTACAACGGCTTAAGCGGTGCGTTTAAGCAAAATGTTCCTCAGGATATCGAGCGCAACACCTATAAGGTCAATGCCAGCTATCGCATCGCCAGTGGTTACCGTCTGCAAGCCGGTTATGACAGGAAAGAGGTCGACCGTAGCTATAGCGAGCGCGAGCAGACCAATGAAGATAGCCTGTGGGCCAAATTTAATGTGAGCGCCTTCGACAAGTTCAATGTCAATCTGAAAGCCAGCCATGGCAACCGTGGTGGCTCAGATTATGAGGTGAACGAGGTCACCTCCTCTGAGGAGAACGCCTTGATGCGTAAGTACTATCTTGCGGATCGCAAACGTAATGCCGTCGAGCTTAAGGTTAACCACACGCCGCTGTCCTGGATGAGTATCGACGTGATCGGCCGTTATGCCAAAGACGATTATGATGCCACCGAGATAGGCCTGACCGAGTTACAAGACTTTGGCTATGACGTCAATCTTAGCCTGCAGTTTAGCAAGCAGCTGTCGGCTTACGGTTTTGCCGGTCAGCAGTGGATCAACTCGGCTCAAGCCGGTAGCCAGAGCTTCTCTGCCCCGGACTGGAACGCCGATATCGAAGATGAATTTATCAATATCGGTGCCGGCTTCAGTTATGGCGGCCTGATGCAGGAGAAGATCACCTTAGGCGGTGATTACCTGTTCAGTAATTCAATCAGTGACACCTCGGTCGGGGGCACCCTCGTCACGGCTGATGCTAGTCAGCCATACGGTGATTACTTCTCCTATAACCACAGCGTGCGTATGTATGCCGATTATGCCTTGAGCAAACAGATGGCATTGAAGCTGAGTTATCAATATGAACGATATTACGACACAGATGCGGCTCAAGTCGCGACGAATGCTGTGCCGGGGCTAACCACGTTAGGTGAGCTTAACCATAACTATAACGCGCACCAAGTGATGCTGTCGTTTAACTACACCCTGTAA
- a CDS encoding DMSO/selenate family reductase complex A subunit, translated as MQRRDFLKLSAAAGAVSCVTACGSKKTETVIPEVPVAEKINWSSCTCNCGHSCPLKVVTRDGKIARIESDDLGDDSWESHQSRACAKGRSTKKKVYAADRLKVPMKRVGKRGEGNFREISWEEAFDTIAAQLRRVIDTYGNESVYCQYASGRLYSFFSGGHWAYGGLWGAKLLNILGGYLGQYNTYSSGQASNAGQYTFGGRPASGYAELRNSDLYLSFGHNPAETEMSGAGGSYALSVVAKGVETYVVDPRYSDTAVSSQCHWLAIRPGTDGALCEALAYEIITQGAADEAFLAKYCVGYDQSTLPASAAANSDYKSHILGQGPDGVVKTPEYAAAITGICAEEIRLLATKLIAAKAPFISQGLGVQRHACGEQAVRSILMLPLLLGKVGQSGTNTGFQPARNVYPLAFSPTGANPVTAKIPCFLWTDAVVRGEEMTATTDGIRGAEKLSANIKFIWNYAGNALINQHSDVNKTHEILQDESLCEFILVHDVQMTPSAKYADILLPDLTDAEGTDISANSATEAGVLTAMTSSVNTPFSAKGCFEVCLEIAKRLGVEQEYAEGKNYQQWLESLYNEVAVKKGYPNYDELVKMGIYRVKDTKPVIGLKSYIDDPVASPLSTPSGKIEVYSETLDTMSKTWTLNEGDEIPAIPKYIKTWEGFEDLETKKQYPLQLIGHHAKGRTHSSFHSNPWMREAVEDAVWMNPKDAAARGISQGDEVLVTSLRGKLKVRARVTPRIMPGVTSLPQGAWTKKQGDVDVGGCVNALTSQRPTAIGKCNPQHTNLVEISLY; from the coding sequence ATGCAAAGACGTGATTTTTTAAAACTCAGTGCCGCTGCAGGTGCGGTCTCCTGTGTGACTGCCTGTGGCAGCAAAAAGACAGAAACCGTTATTCCAGAGGTTCCGGTAGCCGAAAAAATCAATTGGAGTTCCTGCACCTGTAACTGTGGCCACAGTTGTCCGCTTAAGGTTGTCACTCGAGATGGCAAAATTGCCCGAATCGAGTCTGATGATCTGGGGGATGACAGTTGGGAGAGCCATCAGTCCCGAGCTTGTGCCAAAGGACGCTCAACCAAGAAAAAAGTCTACGCCGCAGATCGCCTAAAGGTGCCGATGAAGCGTGTAGGTAAGCGCGGAGAGGGGAATTTCAGGGAGATCAGCTGGGAAGAAGCCTTTGACACCATTGCCGCTCAATTAAGGCGAGTTATTGATACCTATGGTAATGAGTCCGTTTACTGTCAATACGCTTCCGGGCGCTTGTACTCCTTTTTCTCCGGTGGTCACTGGGCTTATGGCGGACTCTGGGGAGCTAAGCTGCTGAACATTTTGGGTGGTTACCTGGGTCAATATAACACCTATAGCAGCGGACAGGCATCGAACGCGGGTCAGTACACCTTCGGTGGTCGTCCGGCAAGTGGCTATGCGGAGCTGAGAAACAGCGATCTATACCTGAGTTTTGGTCATAACCCGGCCGAGACTGAGATGAGCGGCGCCGGCGGCAGCTATGCCCTTAGCGTGGTCGCTAAAGGCGTAGAAACTTATGTCGTTGACCCGCGTTACTCAGATACGGCTGTGAGCAGCCAGTGTCATTGGCTTGCCATACGCCCCGGCACCGATGGCGCACTTTGTGAAGCATTAGCGTACGAGATAATTACTCAAGGTGCCGCCGATGAAGCCTTCCTGGCCAAGTATTGTGTCGGTTACGATCAATCGACTCTGCCGGCCAGCGCGGCCGCAAACAGCGACTATAAGTCTCATATCCTTGGCCAGGGGCCGGATGGGGTGGTTAAAACCCCTGAGTACGCTGCAGCCATTACCGGTATCTGTGCCGAAGAGATCCGTCTGCTGGCCACTAAGCTGATTGCTGCCAAGGCGCCGTTTATCTCTCAAGGGCTCGGTGTACAGCGCCATGCGTGTGGAGAGCAGGCGGTTCGCTCCATTCTGATGTTGCCACTCTTGCTGGGTAAAGTGGGCCAGTCCGGAACCAATACCGGTTTTCAGCCTGCTAGAAACGTCTACCCATTGGCCTTCTCTCCAACCGGGGCTAACCCGGTTACCGCCAAGATCCCCTGCTTCCTGTGGACTGATGCCGTTGTTCGGGGCGAGGAGATGACCGCCACCACAGATGGTATTCGTGGTGCAGAGAAGCTGTCGGCAAACATCAAATTTATCTGGAACTATGCGGGTAATGCCCTGATTAACCAGCATTCAGATGTCAACAAAACTCATGAAATCCTTCAGGATGAGTCTCTGTGTGAGTTTATTCTGGTGCACGATGTTCAGATGACGCCCAGTGCCAAATATGCAGATATCCTATTGCCCGATCTGACCGACGCGGAGGGAACCGATATCAGTGCCAACTCGGCGACCGAAGCCGGCGTGCTTACCGCCATGACCTCGTCAGTCAATACCCCGTTCAGTGCTAAAGGTTGCTTCGAGGTGTGCCTGGAAATTGCAAAACGCCTGGGCGTTGAGCAGGAGTATGCCGAGGGTAAGAATTATCAACAATGGCTGGAGTCACTTTACAACGAGGTAGCAGTCAAGAAAGGCTACCCAAATTATGATGAGTTGGTGAAGATGGGGATCTACCGGGTCAAAGACACCAAGCCCGTCATAGGTCTCAAATCCTATATTGATGATCCTGTTGCTAGCCCCCTGAGTACCCCGAGCGGAAAGATAGAGGTCTATTCTGAAACCCTGGATACCATGTCAAAAACATGGACGCTCAATGAAGGGGATGAGATCCCGGCCATTCCTAAATACATCAAGACCTGGGAGGGATTTGAGGATCTTGAGACGAAGAAGCAATACCCACTGCAGTTGATCGGTCACCATGCCAAGGGGCGTACTCATTCCAGTTTCCACAGTAACCCCTGGATGCGTGAAGCCGTCGAAGATGCCGTATGGATGAACCCTAAAGATGCAGCAGCACGGGGAATTTCCCAGGGAGATGAAGTACTGGTGACTTCGCTGCGCGGTAAGCTCAAGGTTCGTGCGCGAGTGACGCCAAGAATAATGCCAGGGGTCACCTCTTTGCCACAGGGAGCCTGGACGAAGAAACAAGGTGATGTCGATGTCGGCGGTTGCGTGAATGCACTGACCTCACAACGCCCCACAGCTATCGGTAAATGTAACCCTCAACACACTAACCTGGTTGAAATCAGCCTGTATTGA
- a CDS encoding DMSO/selenate family reductase complex B subunit, producing MTDKIQYGFFVDTTKCTGCKTCQVACKDRSDLSLGVKWRRVYEYGGGSWTENEDGTFNNNVFAHYTSISCNHCSHPVCVKACPTGACHKRKSDGLVHIEASLCVGCQSCSRACPYDAPQFDSERGVMTKCDGCYDRLEQGLNPTCVDSCPLRALEFGPIDELRNKHGDNADIQPLPSSDITSPNLIIKVNRNAQPGGEILNEFEV from the coding sequence ATGACTGATAAAATTCAATACGGCTTTTTTGTCGACACCACCAAGTGTACCGGCTGCAAAACCTGCCAGGTGGCATGTAAAGACCGCAGTGATCTGTCTTTGGGAGTAAAGTGGCGCCGCGTGTATGAATATGGTGGTGGCAGCTGGACCGAAAATGAGGATGGTACCTTTAATAACAATGTGTTTGCTCACTACACCTCAATCTCGTGTAACCACTGCTCTCATCCTGTGTGCGTCAAAGCATGCCCTACCGGTGCTTGCCATAAGCGCAAGAGCGATGGGCTGGTGCATATCGAAGCCAGTCTCTGCGTAGGCTGTCAAAGCTGTTCACGTGCTTGTCCCTATGATGCACCTCAATTCGACAGCGAGCGTGGCGTGATGACCAAATGTGATGGTTGCTACGACCGTCTGGAGCAAGGGTTAAACCCTACCTGTGTCGATTCGTGCCCCCTGCGGGCTCTGGAGTTTGGGCCAATCGATGAGCTGCGCAACAAGCATGGTGATAATGCCGATATTCAGCCTCTTCCGAGTTCTGACATCACCTCGCCAAACCTGATCATTAAGGTTAATCGCAATGCTCAGCCGGGCGGAGAGATACTGAATGAGTTTGAGGTTTAA
- a CDS encoding TorD/DmsD family molecular chaperone, producing the protein MQRLVAAIIGLFKYMKQINNQDMYVAALRVLHNQFYHSPTSARLKELEQSGLLDTWPTLGSARVLNQAIIEISHSLQRDELKEVEMDYYRLFVGPGPVLAYPWGSVYTERENLVCGESTWAFQKFCRAHGVDLQPEQTGPTDHFGLMLAILAALLEQGNDQGINELLQQHLMPWAPRMLELVCQHAATDHYRGFAKLTAQLLDCLVNERALLISQKVLYF; encoded by the coding sequence GTGCAAAGATTGGTTGCGGCCATTATCGGGTTATTCAAGTATATGAAGCAGATTAACAATCAGGATATGTATGTCGCCGCACTGAGGGTATTACATAATCAATTTTACCATAGCCCCACTTCGGCTCGTCTCAAGGAGTTGGAGCAAAGTGGCCTGCTGGATACCTGGCCGACACTTGGATCCGCCAGAGTGTTGAATCAAGCCATAATCGAGATAAGCCATTCCCTGCAACGGGATGAACTTAAAGAGGTAGAGATGGATTACTACCGTCTGTTTGTCGGTCCGGGCCCGGTGTTGGCCTACCCCTGGGGCTCTGTGTATACCGAACGGGAGAACCTGGTGTGTGGTGAGAGTACCTGGGCGTTTCAGAAGTTTTGCCGGGCGCATGGTGTGGATCTACAACCGGAACAAACTGGGCCGACGGATCACTTCGGATTGATGCTGGCGATTCTGGCAGCACTGCTTGAACAGGGTAATGATCAGGGGATAAACGAATTGCTGCAACAACATCTGATGCCCTGGGCACCGAGAATGCTGGAGCTTGTCTGTCAACACGCCGCAACGGATCACTACAGGGGCTTTGCCAAACTGACAGCGCAGCTGCTCGATTGTTTGGTCAATGAACGGGCACTATTGATATCGCAGAAAGTGTTGTACTTCTGA
- the smpB gene encoding SsrA-binding protein SmpB, whose product MAKKNAKKSKNSSASIARNKRATFDYKFEEKMEAGLSLMGWEVKSIRMGKVNLSESYVFMRDGEAFLFGCTIAPLNTASTHVVCDPMRSRKLLLKRKELDKLQGLVDRKGYSIVPISMYWQKGAWVKIEIGLGKGKKEHDKRDDTKDREWQIEKARTMKKAVQQ is encoded by the coding sequence ATGGCTAAGAAAAACGCAAAAAAATCAAAAAACTCCTCCGCATCTATTGCGCGTAATAAACGTGCGACATTCGACTATAAGTTCGAAGAGAAGATGGAAGCAGGTCTATCCCTGATGGGATGGGAAGTGAAGTCTATTCGTATGGGCAAGGTTAACTTGTCTGAAAGCTATGTATTTATGAGAGATGGCGAAGCCTTTCTTTTCGGATGTACCATAGCCCCATTGAATACCGCATCCACACATGTTGTCTGTGATCCAATGCGTTCGCGTAAGCTGCTACTTAAACGTAAAGAGCTAGATAAGTTGCAGGGACTCGTCGATCGTAAGGGTTACTCTATCGTACCAATCTCTATGTATTGGCAAAAAGGCGCATGGGTAAAAATTGAGATCGGTCTTGGTAAAGGTAAGAAAGAGCACGATAAGCGTGACGATACCAAAGACAGAGAGTGGCAGATTGAAAAGGCTCGAACCATGAAAAAGGCGGTTCAACAGTAA
- a CDS encoding SRPBCC family protein, translating to MPQISRSVLVRFSAMQMYEIVNDVESYKEFLPGCVGGKVLEFDGETMLASVDVSKAGISKTFTTRNQIIPGKSIQLVLENGPFNHLVGEWRFTELTEDACKIDFELNFEFSSTLVDMAFGKIFKELMASMVTAFTGRAKVIYR from the coding sequence ATGCCACAGATATCCCGCAGCGTGTTAGTGCGCTTTAGTGCAATGCAGATGTATGAAATTGTTAATGATGTCGAATCTTACAAAGAGTTCCTACCCGGCTGCGTCGGTGGCAAGGTGTTGGAATTCGATGGTGAAACCATGTTGGCTTCCGTCGACGTCTCGAAGGCGGGGATCAGCAAAACCTTTACGACCAGAAATCAAATTATCCCAGGGAAAAGCATTCAATTAGTGCTCGAAAATGGTCCCTTTAATCACCTGGTCGGTGAGTGGCGCTTTACTGAACTGACAGAAGATGCGTGTAAAATTGACTTTGAGTTGAACTTTGAGTTTTCCAGCACTCTGGTGGATATGGCCTTCGGTAAAATTTTCAAAGAGTTGATGGCTTCGATGGTGACAGCTTTTACCGGTAGAGCCAAAGTTATATACAGATAG
- a CDS encoding RnfH family protein, which yields MNIDQENFEVEVIYALPTQQKRIQIKVAPGTTCIEAVKQSEIDIFFPEIDLENVKLGIFSRLVKHHEVLVPGQRVEIYRPLIADPKDVRRKRAEKAKDEGRINKKTGGKV from the coding sequence ATGAATATAGATCAAGAAAATTTTGAGGTAGAGGTTATCTATGCCTTGCCAACACAACAAAAACGTATTCAGATCAAGGTAGCACCGGGTACGACCTGTATCGAAGCGGTTAAACAGAGCGAAATCGATATTTTCTTTCCCGAGATAGATCTCGAAAACGTTAAGCTAGGCATTTTCAGCCGTTTAGTGAAACATCACGAGGTGTTAGTGCCGGGACAAAGGGTTGAGATATATCGTCCACTTATTGCCGATCCTAAAGATGTGCGCCGTAAAAGAGCCGAAAAGGCTAAAGATGAGGGACGGATAAATAAGAAGACTGGCGGAAAGGTGTAA
- a CDS encoding outer membrane protein assembly factor BamE, translated as MTIKKQSLTLLGAAALSLSLSACSVFDWLIYKPDIPQGNYMETQQVEKLRIEMTKEQVEYILGRPVLRDSFSDDTWYYVYHYKSGRDASITHKELIIHFEGEMLTKVEGDYELAEDFNTPLDQSRLPDAPMTGVGADLEEGTEPLIPEQRPDSKPLIEEVEPEAQAKKKFE; from the coding sequence ATGACAATTAAAAAGCAAAGTCTTACCCTTTTGGGCGCAGCTGCGCTCTCGTTATCGCTCAGTGCCTGTAGCGTTTTTGACTGGTTGATCTATAAGCCAGATATTCCGCAAGGCAACTACATGGAAACTCAACAGGTTGAAAAACTGCGTATTGAGATGACCAAAGAGCAAGTTGAATACATTCTCGGACGTCCGGTGCTTCGTGACAGCTTCTCCGATGACACTTGGTACTATGTATACCATTACAAGAGTGGACGTGATGCCAGCATCACACATAAAGAGCTGATCATACATTTTGAAGGTGAGATGCTGACGAAGGTCGAGGGTGATTATGAGTTAGCTGAAGACTTTAATACCCCACTGGATCAGAGCCGTCTACCCGATGCCCCTATGACTGGAGTCGGAGCCGATCTCGAAGAAGGTACTGAGCCTTTGATCCCTGAGCAACGCCCGGATAGCAAGCCTTTGATTGAAGAGGTTGAGCCGGAAGCACAGGCTAAGAAGAAATTTGAATAG
- a CDS encoding SAM-dependent methyltransferase gives MTPVPMDKKQEVARGTLVCVGTGLNLAGQISVLSKSYIENADVVFSLVPDGFAQHWLGTLNGDVRSLQPYYAQGDEVKNRRDTYAQMVQAILIEVRLGKKVVCALYGHPGVFACVSHFAIAQAREEGYSAKMEPGISAEACLWADLGIDPGNSGHQSFEASQFMFYRHSPDPTTHLLLWQIGIAGEHTLTKFSTSSDRLQILVEQLSEWYPLEHEVVIYEAPNLPVQSPRIDRLPLKELPFAELTPISTLLIPPSRELEFNSEILAKLGISEADLG, from the coding sequence ATGACACCAGTGCCAATGGATAAGAAGCAAGAGGTCGCAAGAGGGACATTAGTGTGTGTCGGCACAGGTCTTAATCTGGCAGGCCAGATAAGCGTTCTGAGTAAAAGTTATATCGAAAATGCCGATGTGGTGTTCTCCTTGGTTCCCGATGGGTTTGCGCAGCACTGGCTGGGAACACTCAACGGTGATGTGCGCAGCCTACAACCCTATTATGCTCAAGGCGATGAGGTTAAGAACCGACGCGATACCTATGCTCAGATGGTTCAGGCCATATTGATTGAGGTTCGTCTGGGTAAAAAAGTGGTATGTGCCCTCTATGGTCACCCCGGGGTGTTTGCCTGCGTCTCTCACTTTGCGATAGCTCAGGCGAGAGAGGAGGGCTACAGCGCTAAGATGGAGCCGGGGATCTCCGCCGAGGCCTGTTTATGGGCCGACTTAGGTATCGATCCCGGTAACTCGGGCCATCAGAGCTTCGAGGCGAGCCAGTTTATGTTTTACAGGCATTCCCCCGATCCGACGACACATCTGCTACTTTGGCAGATTGGGATCGCGGGAGAACATACCCTGACAAAATTCAGTACCTCATCGGATCGCCTGCAGATACTGGTCGAGCAGCTGAGTGAGTGGTATCCACTTGAGCATGAGGTAGTGATCTATGAAGCCCCGAACCTGCCGGTGCAGAGCCCGCGTATCGATAGACTCCCTTTGAAAGAACTGCCTTTTGCCGAGTTAACCCCTATCAGCACGCTATTGATCCCGCCGAGTCGAGAGCTGGAATTCAACAGTGAGATCTTGGCTAAACTGGGGATCTCGGAAGCCGATTTAGGGTAA
- a CDS encoding tetratricopeptide repeat-containing diguanylate cyclase: MSNFVRFLVAFIIITAFSPAVMAIDNVYEERLDELELALKSNPSLALSLIDDLVSEQAELTSEQYSRLLVLQSVQHLYGARFAEAITTLKQAERLNPPKKLLNSIYLYQASAYLGQHDYQQALDVMSTNLSRIEEIEDTEIKISSYLRLVNLYLDLQAYGEMSRYAGLALKLSKGNSAKNECYSLLYLAVAELKTQNLEMAESRFKNSRDFCQLNNLPVIVAMSKKGLGDVAIKQGNYALAENYLLQALEEYRLFKFQIEIDSVHSLLSETYLGLLQTEKAQEYAGLVMALSDEPINLSYKKIASKVLAELASKRGEHALAYQYLSQHQNITNTHLDDTKAKANAYQMAKFENGEKSREINMLNHERELYTAREQMRALKRNNDRMGLLIVGGSFVLLAMFAIAITGQKRKYKKLAQNDPLTGILNRGTAQNMAENRYIKDTFKSLEFSVIMFDVDHFKRVNDNFGHATGDWVLKHVCETILKNCRSNDIFTRFGGEEFVLFLPGTDAETAQKIAEQHRLAIEAMDTKYSGRDFTLSGSFGVTSSSSADLSLDPLLHRADIAMNYSKGNGLNRVTVYTPEIGLSRAPAFIVKSDESPSEFAERTQVEV, encoded by the coding sequence TTGTCTAATTTTGTAAGGTTTTTAGTCGCCTTTATAATCATCACAGCCTTTTCACCGGCTGTGATGGCTATAGACAATGTCTACGAAGAGCGGCTCGATGAACTCGAGCTCGCGCTTAAATCTAACCCATCACTAGCCTTATCTCTTATCGATGATCTGGTATCCGAACAAGCTGAACTCACCTCTGAGCAGTACTCCAGATTGCTGGTCTTGCAGAGTGTTCAACACCTGTATGGCGCTAGGTTCGCTGAGGCCATTACAACATTAAAGCAGGCCGAGAGGTTAAACCCGCCCAAAAAATTACTCAACTCTATCTATCTCTATCAGGCGAGTGCCTATCTGGGTCAACATGATTATCAGCAGGCCCTGGATGTGATGTCGACAAACCTCTCCAGGATTGAGGAGATAGAAGATACCGAAATAAAAATCAGCTCCTATCTGAGATTAGTGAACCTCTATTTAGATCTACAAGCCTACGGTGAGATGTCCCGGTATGCGGGGCTTGCGTTGAAGCTTAGTAAAGGTAACAGCGCCAAGAACGAGTGTTACTCTCTGCTTTACTTAGCGGTTGCCGAGTTGAAAACACAAAACCTGGAGATGGCAGAAAGCCGTTTTAAAAACAGCCGCGACTTTTGCCAGCTAAACAATTTGCCTGTCATCGTCGCCATGTCTAAAAAGGGCTTGGGCGATGTGGCAATAAAACAGGGAAACTATGCGCTTGCGGAAAATTATCTGCTTCAGGCTTTAGAGGAGTATCGTCTTTTTAAGTTTCAGATTGAAATTGACAGTGTTCACTCTCTTCTCAGTGAGACCTACCTGGGCTTGCTGCAAACCGAAAAGGCGCAAGAGTATGCCGGGTTAGTGATGGCGTTATCCGATGAGCCTATCAACCTCAGTTACAAGAAGATTGCGTCTAAGGTGCTGGCCGAGCTTGCCAGTAAGCGTGGTGAGCATGCGCTGGCTTATCAATATCTGAGCCAACATCAGAATATCACCAATACCCATCTCGATGACACCAAAGCCAAAGCGAACGCTTACCAGATGGCCAAGTTTGAAAACGGTGAGAAAAGCCGTGAAATAAACATGCTTAACCATGAACGTGAGCTATATACCGCACGGGAGCAGATGAGAGCGTTAAAGCGGAATAACGACCGTATGGGGCTGTTAATTGTGGGTGGTAGCTTCGTACTGCTGGCCATGTTTGCCATTGCAATAACCGGTCAGAAACGTAAATACAAGAAGCTTGCTCAAAACGATCCTCTAACCGGCATCTTAAACCGTGGTACGGCGCAGAATATGGCGGAAAACCGTTATATTAAAGATACGTTTAAGTCACTCGAGTTCAGTGTGATCATGTTCGATGTGGACCACTTTAAACGTGTTAACGATAATTTTGGTCATGCTACCGGCGACTGGGTATTGAAACATGTCTGTGAAACCATCTTAAAAAATTGTCGCTCGAATGATATTTTTACCCGATTCGGCGGTGAAGAGTTTGTGCTGTTTCTCCCCGGTACAGATGCAGAAACTGCGCAGAAGATCGCCGAGCAACATAGGCTTGCTATCGAAGCCATGGACACTAAGTATTCCGGTCGTGATTTTACCCTCAGCGGCAGTTTTGGCGTGACGTCGAGTTCGAGTGCTGACTTGAGCCTGGATCCTTTACTGCACAGAGCCGATATCGCCATGAATTATTCTAAAGGGAATGGACTGAATCGCGTTACCGTATACACCCCCGAGATTGGACTGTCCCGTGCCCCCGCTTTTATTGTGAAGTCGGATGAAAGCCCGAGTGAGTTTGCCGAGAGAACTCAGGTTGAAGTTTAG